Proteins from a single region of Ziziphus jujuba cultivar Dongzao chromosome 1, ASM3175591v1:
- the LOC132803299 gene encoding uncharacterized protein LOC132803299, with translation MTYPAAPVIRPPAKMPGFPVQAPPPLVWGPPPQVQPPQFAARPGGAQPQFPVPPQFALECPYHIRLVLECHLHLVVPFLCLDHHALECLLRQILKTNRKISNGMLKVFCMFSLSAVICCLRLNHHF, from the exons ATGACGTATCCCGCGGCTCCGGTGATCCGGCCACCTGCTAAGATGCCGGGGTTTCCAGTTCAGGCTCCGCCTCCTCTGGTTTGGGGACCTCCGCCGCAGGTTCAGCCACCGCAATTCGCTGCTCGGCCCGGTGGTGCGCAGCCGCAATTTCCGGTTCCGCCGCAATTCGCCCTGGAATGCCCGTACCACATCCGCCTCGTCCTGGAATGCCATCTCCACCTGGTGGTGCCGTTCCTATGTTTGGACCACCACGCCCTGGAATGCCTCCTCCGCCAAATCCTCAAAACCAACAGAAAAATCAGCAACG GTATGTTAAAAGTGTTCTGCATGTTTTCACTGTCTGCTGTCATTTGCTGCCTCAGACTCAATCACCATTTTTAG
- the LOC132803375 gene encoding cytochrome P450 716A1-like, whose product MSTREDGDSSLGWEHIYKMKYTWAVTCETMRHVAPLQGTFREAIADFSFAGFTIPKGCKIYWAFNMTNKNPDYFPDPERFDPSRFEGENGGSHPPYSFIPFGGGPRMCTGRDYARLVILAFIHNFVNKW is encoded by the exons ATGTCAACAAGGGAAGATGGTGATTCTTCACTTGGTTGGgagcatatatataaaatgaagtaTACGTGGGCTGTCACATGTGAAACTATGAGACATGTAGCACCTTTACAGGGTACTTTTAGGGAGGCCATCGCAGATTTCTCCTTCGCTGGTTTCACAATTCCCAAGGGTTGCAAG ATTTATTGGGCATTTAATATGACAAACAAGAATCCAGACTATTTTCCTGATCCAGAAAGATTTGATCCTTCAAGGTTTGAAGGAGAAAATGGGGGATCACATCCACCCTACTCTTTCATTCCCTTCGGTGGAGGACCAAGAATGTGCACTGGTAGAGACTACGCTCGCCTTGTAATCCTCGCTTTCATTCACAACTTCGTCAACAAGTGGTAA
- the LOC132803238 gene encoding probable LRR receptor-like serine/threonine-protein kinase At1g56130 yields MSRSWKKLSSPPPSYLLCWWLCFFLSPWNSIAQNSGTLDPSEVRALNSLFEKWNAQAVENLWNISGEPCSGSAINDTELWDPINNPSIKCECGYENNTCHITQIRIEALGKTGEIPEEITTFKYLNILYGIIFVCFLSYNIPGHACFI; encoded by the exons ATGAGCAGGAGCTGGAAGAAGCTATCATCTCCTCCGCCCTCATATTTGTTGTGCTGGTGGCTCTGCTTCTTCTTATCACCTTGGAATTCAATAGCTCAAAATAGTGGCACCCTAGACCCTTCTGAAG TGAGGGCATTGAATTCATTGTTCGAAAAATGGAATGCACAAGCGGTGGAAAATCTATGGAACATAAGTGGAGAGCCATGCAGTGGATCTGCAATAAATGATACAGAGTTGTGGGACCCTATCAATAACCCTTCCATTAAATGTGAATGTGGCTATGAAAATAACACTTGTCACATCACTCAAAT AAGAATCGAAGCTTTGGGCAAAACAGGAGAGATTCCAGAAGAGATTACAACTTTCAAATATCTCAACATTCTGTAtggaattatttttgtttgttttttaagttATAATATTCCTGGCCATGCAtgctttatataa